The Lepeophtheirus salmonis chromosome 3, UVic_Lsal_1.4, whole genome shotgun sequence genomic interval aattctctactcatcGTTAATGGATTGCTTTATtatttcgatcctggtatctcattcttaaggaaggagtccactatactcaagttagaagtatttgaCTTTGATTGCCTTGATCTTCCTCCTACGAGTCAATACGTTATAAAATCAGCAATGAAatcgaaaatataataatatggtaatgttgactatttgctaatACATCACCATAAAAAATTGGACACAAATTCTtggatatgtatattttttaaataaatcttattttaaattatacattgaatatttttgaaagagggTCATTTAAGATAATGGGTGTGCAAAGAAAGTGATTATCATATGAGGGTTGAGTACAAAATCAGAGCCATACTAATGCTTGAGGTATctctttgatatttatttaatttttctcattttcttttccaaagatGGTTCTGTGTGGAACTCATTTATTTAGAGCCATTCGAGTTGCTTGTGCTGGATCCTTTCAAAAGCGATCTCAGGGTCACTTTGAATTCAATGGGAATAACGAATATCCAAACTCTCCTATCTTTGAGCGACTAAGGGACGTTGCATTACTCAgagtaagtttaaaaaatttcaattctaaTTATTTCTAATGCAATGTTTTATGCGTTTCAGAATATGTATAAGCGAGGAGGTGCTTCAGATGTATGTTGCAATCAACCATGCTCCAAAAGAGATTTATTAACCTTTTGTTAGGGTGCTGAATGAATCATTTACCAATCAACCAATGAACCATCTAGTCAACTAGCCTGTCCTCTCATTCATTtacttgaatttttaaatcattttactttCTTTCGATCtcattgatgtataaataaatgactatatgtatctcaatttcaattttaagtgTCACTATTtgacgtatttttatttttaagtaatgaaTTAGCCAGTTTGTGCCCGGTTCAGTGGTTCAATTGGTCCcgattctttcatttcaacggttacGGTCTCGGTTCCACTTATCGGTCTTTGTTCTTGTCTTTGGTCTCAGTTCTTGTGTtcggtctcagtacttttttaTACAGGGTCAGTTTGGTAAttggcacttaaaacaagggaaAATTGCTAGAAAATTGTGGGTTAGGGAATCAAACAAGGATGCAGCTACCTTTTACGCAGAGTGCGTAGTGTTCCAAGTTCCAGCAGAGGCCCCGAAAAGTAAGATTACTTAAGACAATGGGTTTCAAAGTGGGGCTGTGAAGGAAGGCTTGGGGGGGGTTAGATGGAGAGGGAATTGAGGAAAtatttcagtctacacatacatactACACATGTTTCTGATAAAGGGgacctcagctaaaaatgtattagggTTCGTGGACCTTtacatagtaaagtttgggaaatcCTGGTTTAATATTATAGGGTCCCGAtaagcttagtagcggacctggatccataatctaccccagcCCATCcctttcctattttatttacaccgtcatGTACCTAAAACAACTTTTCCTGATCCATACGaggcccttagctatttggaactcagatacaaatGTATCCCcctggcgacgtaaaaaaattattggaaaacgctgcaattggattaaaaaaactacaaaaaaaaactaggaaaattgacttattgattaaacctcatttattttttataataaatatatatatagaaacacAAGAACCGAAACCGATTaacaatatattgcagtcttgGTTTGACTTTGTCGGTTCTGGTTCTAGCATTCTAAAACTGCTAAACCGATAAGAGGACAACCTTGTGAGTTAGTGTTGAGTCGGTCTTATTTGGGACTGTGGTATAGTCGAGTACCGTGccacttgttggtccttaaagagGGTAGAATTGTTCCCTTGTAATGTCATTGAGagttttttcactttttttattactctgttatataataaaataatctatttctcaagtaaaaatataaaacgtttgttttatattacattataattaatactttttgcaagatatgtgatttgttctttaattgttttcaaatcaggAACCAATTTTTCGGCCTTAATGCCCTAACCGCCTggtttatgagttgtacaaatataatttatgcaaaacatttaatttcatatgacgttattgccGGTACTCTTACTGaagtctaaatatatttttgtccatatctttaaaaaaaaattaacttaaattggATGCCCCGATTCTGTATAGGAGTTCAGACCTGTAAATAAGGCCTGAAACGAAGCTCCTTGAACTGTCATGAAATGTTTGACCTCGAAACTTCCATGTTTCTCCTCATTCTTCTAATGGGGATTGGTGGGTGTCCTTGATGGGCCTTGACATTTGCATGACAATGTCTGAGAATCATTTTATTCTCAACCCCCATATCTTTTGCCTTTTTGAGTAGTTGTCTGTCCGTAGTTTTACTTTTACGATGGGGAAAATCTTCTAATTTGATCATTTCTCTATGATTAAATCAAACTATTCTTTGCCATGGTtgtatttgtatcaaaatttttaCTCCGATTGGAACCTGTGTTATACATTTTAAAGCTAAGAGTCTAAGAAATTCAGTGATACCAATTACTTTGAGGAACTTTTATGAATATGTGCATTGTTGAAgcttaaacaaacaaaaacaaaacaaaaaagtgctATCCTTTCGTATTCAGTATCGAACTTACTGTTTATTTTAGTGGAGGGGAGGATTGGGAGGATTAGTCCTATGGTACACGTTAGGgcgtaaaatatgtataagggAACCGGCCATTGTGCATATTGTTAACATAATGTATTCTTCTTTGATCTTCTAGAGTGGTTTTATCTCCCAATTTTACaacacataataattaataatcaagtaAAACGTACTTCTCAATGCATTCAATTAGACAATAGGGTGCGccgaaaaacaaaaacttagaAAATCGAATATGGCTAGTTATATTTCAACGTTATGCATACAAATAAACATACAAACCAAATCTCAGATAGATaggaaaaggtttttttgaCATAGCaacacaaaattcaaatatccaagtctcatattttttttatcatatataccTATCTCATTTTGAACAAGGTAGTTCAAAACATAATTCAAGTTTAatagtgaataaattataatattactaattgGTATCTTGcttaaaagaattttaaaagtatataccattggttttcaaacttttttaaatgactt includes:
- the LOC121114514 gene encoding uncharacterized protein; translated protein: MSKISFFYIFVLFVSISMLGVHSWENMDYDNFQSPISELGSGPRSSSPLLHVGGNEIMKNKKSDLMVLCGTHLFRAIRVACAGSFQKRSQGHFEFNGNNEYPNSPIFERLRDVALLRNMYKRGGASDVCCNQPCSKRDLLTFC